The following proteins are encoded in a genomic region of Sparus aurata chromosome 11, fSpaAur1.1, whole genome shotgun sequence:
- the micos13 gene encoding MICOS complex subunit MIC13, with amino-acid sequence MAARILPVVKLATKVTIAGGALYVACDSGLLGSSEQGSEALGKAKAAIPPAIEEWMKYFGLEAQLPTMPHIEFSPVESWNSGVRWTISSLSEAPTRASDYTNQGLQYLKDLTK; translated from the exons ATGGCGGCAAGGATTTTGCCCGTAGTGAa ACTGGCCACCAAGGTGACCATTGCAGGAGGAGCTCTGTACGTTGCCTGTGATTCCGGTCTGTTGGGAAGCAGTGAGCAGGGCTCAGAGGCCCTGGGGAAGGCCAAGGCTGCAATACCCCCCGCCATAGAGGAATGGATGAAGTACTTTGGCCTGGAG GCTCAGCTTCCAACCATGCCACACATTGAATTCTCTCCTGTTGAGTCGTGGAACTCTG gAGTGCGATGGACGATTTCGTCTCTTTCCGAGGCTCCAACAAGAGCAAGCGATTACACAAATCAGGGTTTGCAGTACCTGAAAGACCTCACCAAGTGA
- the LOC115591190 gene encoding spindlin-1-like, which translates to MSKKRGRKRSSGELSDMLTPDPNSILGVRIQHNWREKGNQSKWKGTVLDRLSVNPSLFMVKYDGFDCVYGIELFKDERVSNLQVLSEKVVNNKIKIPPGAEELVGKAVEHLFEKEDGEKNEWRGMVLSRAPIMTNWYYITYEKDPVLYMYQLWDDYADGDLRILPEAENKHLLPADRKPGEETESLVGKQVEYVTDKGVKRTGLVIYQVPAKPSVYYIKYDDDFHIHVYDLVKTT; encoded by the exons ATGTCCAAGAAAAGGGGCAG AAAGCGGAGTAGCGGGGAGCTGAGTGACATGTTGACCCCGGACCCCAACAGCATTCTGGGAGTCCGCATTCAGCATAACTGGCGCGAGAAAGGGAACCAGAGCAAATGGAAGGGAACAGTACTCGACCGGCTTAGTGTGAACCCTTCTCTTTTCATGGTGAAGTATGACGGCTTTGACTGCGTCTACGGCATCGAGCTGTTCAAGGACGAGAGGGTGTCGAACCTGCAGGTGCTGTCGGAAAAAGTTG TAAACAATAAGATCAAGATACCTCCAGGGGCGGAGGAGCTGGTGGGCAAAGCTGTGGAGCACCTGTTTGAAaaggaggatggagagaagaACGAGTGGAGAGGCATGGTCCTCTCCAGAGCTCCAATCATGACCAACTGGTACTATATCACTTATGAAAAGGACCCCGTTCTTTATATGTATCAGCTGTGGGACGACTACGCTGACGGAGACCTCAGGATTCTGCCTGAAGCAG AAAACAAGCACCTGTTGCCTGCAGACAGGAAGCCcggagaggagacggagagtCTGGTGGGGAAACAAGTGGAGTATGTTACTGACAAGGGTGTGAAGAGAACGGGCCTGGTCATCTACCAGGTCCCAGCCAAGCCCTCTGTCTACTATATTAAATATGATGATGACTTTCATATCCATGTCTATGACCTGGTCAAAACCACCTAG
- the LOC115591195 gene encoding granzyme B-like: protein MQALHKLLLCHLLACLGLNALGSEIKGGHIAPRNQLLYMASVQTREGHYCGGSLISDNFVLTAAHCAKHPLVKVVLGTHNLRNTGTVRTIVQKCKHPNYQHHRTGSDIMLLKLSQSVPVGGTIQRIRLPPPNMNLRPDQMCHVAGWGVADTGTLVDDLRVVGVSVVDQNVCRRQWNGIPANVICAGGYKTSKRACQGDSGGPLVCNGVAAGVVSFGDEECNDQHFPNVYTDVSKFRPWIDQILKENGC from the exons CACTTGGGAGTGAAATCAAAGGCGGGCATATTGCTCCACGGAACCAGTTGCTGTATATGGCCTCAGTGCAGACCAGAGAGGGACATTACTGTGGAGGCTCCCTCATCAGTGACAactttgtcctcactgctgcacactgtgCTAAACA TCCACTGGTAAAGGTTGTTTTGGGCACCCACAATCTCAGAAACACTGGGACAGTGAGAACCATTGTGCAGAAATGCAAGCACCCTAATTATCAGCATCACAGAACCGGAAGTGACATCATGCTCCTCAAA CTGTCTCAGAGTGTTCCAGTGGGTGGAACAATACAACGCATTCGACTTCCCCCTCCTAATATGAACCTCCGACCCGACCAAATGTGCCATGTAGCTGGATGGGGAGTGGCCGACACTGGTACACTCGTTGATGACCTGAGAGTGGTGGGTGTGTCTGTTGTCGACCAGAACGTCTGTAGACGGCAATGGAATGGGATTCCTGCCAATGTCATCTGTGCAGGTGGATATAAAACATCCAAAAGAGCCTGCCAG GGTGATTCTGGAGGTCCTCTGGTGTGCAACGGGGTCGCTGCTGGTGTCGTATCTTTCGGCGATGAAGAGTGTAATGACCAACACTTTCCCAATGTCTACACAGACGTGTCCAAGTTCCGTCCCTGGATCGATCAGATTCTTAAGGAAAATGGTTGTTAA
- the LOC115591183 gene encoding granzyme B(G,H)-like encodes MMQALHKLLLCHLLACLGLNALGSEIIHGHTAPPKQMLYMASVQTRKGHVCGGSLIRNNFVLTAAHCANGRDPLVRVVLGTHNLKKTGTVRKIERRCKHRDYRNDTDENDIMLLKLSKSVPVGGTIQRIQLPPPNMNLQPNQKCSVAGWGRTEQSDQHTVTDLRVVDVSVVDQNDCRRQWYKSKLNLPASVICAGGYKTLKGACQGDSGGPLVCNEVAAGVVSFGDKYCRDPDLPNIYTDVSKFLPWIDQIVSQNGC; translated from the exons ATGATGCAAGCTCTGCACAAGCTTCTGCTCTGTCATCTTCTGGCATGTCTGGGACTTAACG CACTTGGGAGTGAAATCATACACGGGCATACTGCTCCACCAAAACAGATGCTGTATATGGCCTCAGTGCAGACCAGAAAGGGACATGTGTGCGGAGGCTCCCTCATCAGAAATAactttgtcctcactgctgcGCACTGTGCTAATGGTAGAGA TCCACTGGTGAGGGTTGTTTTGGGCACCCACAATCTCAAAAAGACTGGGACAGTGAGAAAAATTGAGCGGAGATGCAAACACCGTGATTATCGTAATGACACAGACGAAAATGACATCATGCTCCTCAAA CTGTCTAAGAGTGTTCCGGTGGGTGGAACAATACAACGCATTCAACTCCCCCCTCCTAACATGAACCTACAACCCAACCAAAAGTGCAGTGTAGCTGGATGGGGTAGGACCGAACAAAGTGATCAGCACACTGTTACTGACCTGAGAGTGGTGGATGTGTCTGTTGTCGACCAGAACGACTGTAGACGGCAATGGTATAAATCTAAATTGAATCTTCCTGCCAGTGTCATCTGTGCAGGTGGATATAAAACACTCAAAGGAGCCTGCCAG GGTGATTCTGGAGGTCCTCTGGTGTGCAACGAGGTAGCTGCTGGTGTCGTATCTTTCGGCGATAAATATTGTCGTGACCCAGACCTTCCCAATATCTACACAGACGTGTCCAAGTTCCTTCCCTGGATCGACCAGATTGTCAGTCAGAATGGTTGTTAA
- the LOC115591189 gene encoding mast cell protease 3-like, with protein sequence MAISFVLLLLFVLKGADGSRIIGGREAAPHSRPYMALLQVRGRLNCGGSLVREDFVLTAAHCQIPVPYTVVLGADSLSGNESTRQELSTIRSFPHPDYDGHANDIMLLKLNRSAQLTEAVQLISLKRGRLSTSSKCITAGWGDVGDNKTLPARLQEVNVTSLAQRTCRRRWRAVPITRSMVCGVGGSVFQGFCSGDSGGPLVCDGAAAGVVSFSGRRCGDPRTPDVYTRVSSFRDWITRVLNNN encoded by the exons ATGGCAATCAGCTttgtactgctgctgctctttgtccTGAAAG GAGCTGATGGTTCTCGCATCATTGGCGGCAGAGAAGCTGCCCCACACTCGCGCCCCTACATGGCTCTGCTGCAAGTCCGCGGTCGACTCAACTGTGGTGGATCCCTGGTGAGAGAGGACTTTGTGCTCACAGCCGCACACTGTCAGATACCTGT ACCATACACGGTAGTACTTGGAGCTGATTCCCTGTCCGGTAATGAGTCTACAAGACAGGAGCTCAGCACCATCAGGTCCTTTCCACATCCCGACTATGATGGACATGCAAACGATATAATGCTCCTGAAG CTCAACCGCAGTGCTCAACTGACGGAAGCGGTGCAGCTGATCTCTCTGAAAAGGGGCCGGCTGAGTACATCCAGTAAGTGCATCACAGCCGGCTGGGGCGATGTGGGGGATAACAAGACCTTACCAGCCAGGCTTCAGGAGGTCAACGTGACCTCCCTGGCACAGCGGACCTGTCGTAGGAGATGGCGAGCTGTTCCCATCACCAGGTCGATGGTTTGTGGCGTTGGGGGCAGCGTCTTTCAAGGCTTCTGCTCG GGGGACTCAGGTGGGCCCTTGGTGTGtgacggagctgcagcaggagtcGTCTCCTTCTCTGGCCGGCGCTGCGGAGACCCCAGGACCCCTGATGTCTACACTCGCGTGTCCTCCTTCAGGGACTGGATTACAAGAGTGTTAAACAACAATTAG